A stretch of the Alnus glutinosa chromosome 6, dhAlnGlut1.1, whole genome shotgun sequence genome encodes the following:
- the LOC133870781 gene encoding uncharacterized protein LOC133870781 encodes MVKAIRVYELGGPEVLKWEDVEIGEPKDGEIRVKNKAIGLNFIDVYFRKGVYKAAALPFTPGMEAVGVVTAVGPGLTGRQVGDLVAYAGNPMGSYTEEQILPANKVVPVPSSIDPIIAASVMLKGMTAQFLLRRCFKVEPGHTILVHAAAGGVGSLLSQWANVLGATVIGTVSTEEKAAQAKDDGCHHVIIYKEEDFVARVNEITSGDGVDVVYDSVGKDTFQGSLACLKARGYMVSFGQSSGIPDPVPLSALAVKSLFLTRPSLMQYNTTRDELLEAAGEVFGNVASGALRVRVKHTYPLSQAAQAHADLESRKTTGSVVLIP; translated from the exons ATGGTCAAAGCCATCAGGGTTTACGAGCTTGGTGGTCCTGAG GTTCTGAAGTGGGAGGACGTGGAAATAGGAGAGCCGAAGGACGGGGAGATTCGTGTGAAAAACAAGGCCATTGGGCTTAATTTCATTGATGTGTATTTTCGCAAAGGAGTTTATAAGGCCGCTGCATTGCCCTTCACCCCAG GTATGGAGGCTGTTGGGGTAGTGACAGCTGTGGGTCCTGGACTGACTGGCAGGCAAGTTGGAGACCTTGTAGCTTATGCTGGTAACCCAATGGGCTCATATACTGAAGAGCAGATCCTTCCTGCGAACAAAGTTGTGCCTGTTCCTTCCTCTATTGATCCTATCATTGCAGCATCTGTTATGCTTAAGGGTATGACGGCCCAATTTCTACTTCGCCGATGCTTCAAG GTTGAGCCTGGACACACAATCCTTGTTCACGCAGCAGCTGGTGGAGTTGGATCTCTATTAAGCCAGTGGGCTAATGTCCTAGGTGCCACTGTCATTGGAACTGTCTCAACTGAAGAGAAGGCAGCTCAAGCCAAGGATGATGGGTGTCACCATGTTATAATCTATAAGGAAGAGGATTTTGTTGCTCGTGTCAATGAGATTACATCAGGCGATGGGGTTGATGTTGTCTACGATTCTGTAGGAAAAGATACCTTCCAG GgatcattggcatgcttaaaggCTCGTGGGTACATGGTGAGTTTTGGGCAGTCATCAGGTATACCAGATCCAGTTCCATTGTCAGCTCTTGCTGTGAAATCCCTGTTCTTGACCAGGCCTTCCCTGATGCAATACAATACAACTCGGGATGAGCTACTGGAAGCTGCTGGGGAGGTATTTGGTAATGTAGCATCAGGTGCCTTGAGGGTTCGAGTAAAACACACCTACCCTTTGTCTCAGGCAGCACAGGCACATGCAGACCTTGAAAGTAGGAAGACTACTGGATCCGTTGTGCTGATACCCTAA